The following coding sequences lie in one Mesorhizobium sp. NZP2298 genomic window:
- a CDS encoding NAD kinase, producing MSTAANSIAFVSSDTADAKAALESLSARYGQCPVGDAGVVVALGGDGFLLQTLRDTMGTGKKVYGMNRGTIGFLMNEYRSGGLTERIAAAVAETIRPLEMQAVTSEGETVSALAINEVALWRQSYQTAKIRITIDEQIRLEELNCDGVMIATPAGSTAYNLSAHGPILPLDAPLLALTPVSPFRPRRWRGALLSNKATVRFDILEPEKRPVNAAADHTEVKAVTSVTVRESPTATATLLFDPNHSWNERILAEQFRY from the coding sequence ATGAGCACAGCCGCCAACAGCATCGCCTTCGTCTCGTCCGACACAGCAGACGCCAAGGCGGCGCTGGAGAGCCTGTCGGCGCGCTATGGCCAATGTCCGGTCGGGGATGCCGGGGTTGTCGTGGCTCTGGGCGGCGACGGCTTCCTGCTGCAGACGCTGCGCGACACGATGGGGACGGGGAAGAAAGTCTACGGCATGAACCGTGGCACCATCGGATTCCTGATGAACGAGTATCGTTCCGGCGGCCTCACCGAACGCATCGCGGCCGCCGTCGCCGAGACGATCCGCCCGCTGGAGATGCAAGCCGTCACCTCGGAGGGTGAAACGGTTTCCGCACTGGCGATCAACGAGGTGGCGCTTTGGCGCCAGTCCTACCAGACGGCCAAGATTCGCATCACCATCGATGAGCAGATACGGCTCGAAGAGCTGAACTGCGATGGCGTGATGATCGCGACGCCGGCCGGATCGACCGCCTATAATCTTTCCGCGCACGGGCCGATCCTGCCGCTCGATGCCCCACTGCTGGCGCTCACGCCGGTCAGCCCGTTTCGCCCGCGCCGCTGGCGTGGCGCATTGCTCTCCAACAAGGCGACCGTACGCTTCGACATTCTGGAGCCGGAAAAGCGGCCGGTGAACGCCGCCGCCGACCATACGGAGGTCAAGGCGGTGACCTCGGTAACGGTTCGCGAGTCGCCGACAGCAACGGCGACCTTGCTGTTCGATCCCAATCATTCCTGGAACGAGCGCATCCTGGCCGAACAGTTCCGTTACTGA
- a CDS encoding DEAD/DEAH box helicase, with protein MSSDTTIAQEALTFSDLGLSPKVLSAVTDAGYTQPTPIQAGAIPHALLGKDVLGIAQTGTGKTASFVLPMLTRLEKGRARARMPRTLILEPTRELAAQVEENFIKYGKNHKLNIALLIGGVSFDEQDKKLERGADVLIATPGRLLDHRERGKLLLNGVEILVIDEADRMLDMGFIPDIERICEMIPFTRQTLFFSATMPPEITKLTEKFLHAPVRVEVSKAASAATNIIQRLVKSGSKPWDKRETLRNLMKAEDAELKNAIIFCNRKVEVSELFRSLLKYDFDAGALHGDMDQRARMQMLANFRDGKLRYLVASDVAARGLDIPDVSHVFNYDVPIHAEDYVHRIGRTGRAGRSGKSFTIATKSDTKYIDAIERLIGNKIEWHDGDLSTVVASEGGEDDAPRRGKGAPRRAGRKDDDRKDRGERKKGGERRARHAEEDVSPVIAQQEQPDVAETAVADIGERRARKEAIRSDNTERKSSDRNEQRAPERGDTRPQRDSNRPARHRHQEDNDTTVGFGDDMPAFMRIVAKV; from the coding sequence TTGTCCTCAGACACCACGATCGCTCAAGAAGCGTTGACCTTTTCAGACCTCGGCCTGTCGCCGAAGGTGCTTTCCGCAGTTACCGATGCCGGCTACACGCAGCCGACTCCGATCCAGGCCGGTGCCATACCGCATGCCTTGCTCGGCAAGGACGTGCTGGGCATAGCCCAGACCGGTACCGGCAAGACCGCCTCCTTTGTGCTGCCGATGCTGACCCGGCTGGAAAAGGGGCGCGCCCGCGCCCGCATGCCGCGCACGCTGATCCTGGAGCCGACGCGTGAGCTTGCCGCGCAGGTCGAGGAAAACTTCATCAAATACGGCAAGAACCACAAGCTCAACATCGCGCTTCTGATCGGCGGCGTATCGTTCGACGAACAGGACAAGAAGCTGGAGCGTGGCGCCGACGTGCTGATCGCGACGCCCGGCCGCCTGCTCGACCACCGCGAGCGCGGAAAGCTTTTGCTCAATGGTGTCGAGATCCTCGTTATCGACGAGGCCGACCGCATGCTCGACATGGGCTTCATTCCCGATATCGAGCGCATCTGCGAAATGATCCCGTTCACCCGGCAGACGCTGTTCTTCTCGGCGACCATGCCGCCGGAAATCACCAAACTGACGGAAAAATTCCTGCACGCGCCGGTGCGTGTCGAGGTTTCCAAGGCAGCGTCCGCCGCAACGAACATTATCCAGCGGCTGGTGAAGTCCGGATCGAAGCCCTGGGACAAGCGTGAGACGCTGCGCAACCTGATGAAGGCTGAAGACGCGGAGCTGAAGAACGCCATCATCTTCTGCAACCGCAAGGTCGAGGTGTCGGAGCTGTTCCGCTCGCTGCTGAAGTATGATTTCGATGCCGGCGCCCTGCATGGCGACATGGACCAGCGCGCCCGCATGCAGATGCTGGCCAATTTCCGTGACGGCAAGCTGCGCTACCTCGTGGCTTCGGACGTCGCCGCGCGCGGCCTCGACATCCCCGATGTCAGCCACGTCTTCAACTATGACGTGCCGATCCATGCCGAGGACTATGTCCACCGCATCGGCCGCACCGGCCGCGCCGGGCGCTCCGGCAAATCCTTCACCATCGCGACGAAGTCGGACACCAAATACATCGACGCCATCGAACGGCTGATCGGCAACAAGATCGAGTGGCATGATGGCGACCTGTCGACCGTCGTGGCCAGCGAAGGCGGCGAGGACGATGCTCCGCGCCGTGGCAAAGGCGCGCCGCGCCGTGCCGGCCGCAAGGACGACGATCGCAAGGACAGGGGCGAGCGCAAGAAGGGCGGCGAACGCCGCGCCAGACACGCGGAGGAAGATGTCTCACCGGTGATCGCACAGCAAGAACAGCCCGATGTGGCTGAGACGGCCGTTGCCGATATCGGCGAACGGCGCGCGCGCAAGGAGGCGATCCGTTCGGACAACACCGAACGCAAATCCTCCGATCGCAACGAACAGCGCGCACCGGAACGGGGCGACACCAGGCCGCAGCGCGACAGCAACCGCCCTGCCCGTCACCGCCACCAGGAAGACAACGACACCACCGTTGGCTTTGGCGATGACATGCCGGCCTTCATGCGCATCGTCGCCAAGGTCTGA
- a CDS encoding GFA family protein: MTIKGSCHCKATTFEVSEAPRTVTQCTCSFCSKRGSLWAYYTPSQFKLITPLKNVAFYQWGSKTVKHGFCTTCGCGTFTETPDWSTGEPDFDNPKISVNSRLFDDFDLDKVEVVVIDGKNLW; encoded by the coding sequence ATGACCATCAAGGGAAGCTGCCACTGCAAGGCGACGACATTCGAGGTTTCAGAGGCACCGCGGACGGTGACGCAATGCACCTGTTCGTTCTGCTCGAAACGCGGCTCGCTCTGGGCCTACTACACCCCATCGCAGTTCAAGCTCATCACGCCACTGAAAAACGTTGCCTTCTATCAGTGGGGCTCGAAAACCGTAAAGCATGGTTTTTGCACCACCTGCGGCTGTGGCACGTTCACCGAAACACCGGATTGGTCGACCGGCGAGCCGGATTTCGACAATCCCAAGATCAGCGTCAATTCGCGGCTGTTCGATGATTTCGATCTCGACAAGGTCGAAGTGGTGGTCATCGACGGCAAGAATCTCTGGTAA
- a CDS encoding NAD-dependent epimerase/dehydratase family protein codes for MPRSVLVSGGCGFIGSHLVDRLLRRDDLETLVVVDNLWTGLQDNIAHVSDPRFSLRIADAESFTASRHFDEIIHLASPASPVWYMREPARTIRANLGGALNLLSLLKPGGRFCFTSTSEVYGDPMVSPQPETYRGSVDCTGPRASYDESKRCTEALLFEQQRVSGLDVRVVRLFNTYGPRTRIDDGRAVSNFVSQALTTGLLTVYGDGSQSRSWGYVDDIVDGLERFFWRDSISHRGPLNIGNNREVSVLETAKFVSSLVPGSRIEHHAPVPQDPTNRCPDLTLARQVLPGWEAKTSYQEGIRRTFEWFRRQIATDGRSVASA; via the coding sequence ATGCCACGCAGCGTGTTGGTTTCTGGTGGCTGCGGCTTCATTGGTTCCCATCTTGTCGATCGCCTGTTGCGGCGCGATGATCTGGAAACGCTTGTTGTCGTCGACAATCTGTGGACCGGATTGCAAGACAACATTGCCCATGTCTCGGACCCGCGGTTCAGCCTGCGGATTGCCGATGCCGAAAGTTTCACGGCCAGCCGGCATTTTGACGAGATCATCCATCTGGCGTCACCGGCTTCGCCCGTCTGGTACATGCGCGAGCCGGCGCGCACGATCAGGGCCAACTTAGGCGGCGCGCTCAATCTTCTGTCGCTGCTCAAGCCCGGCGGTCGCTTCTGCTTCACCTCGACTTCGGAAGTCTATGGCGATCCCATGGTCTCGCCGCAGCCGGAGACCTATCGAGGATCCGTGGATTGCACCGGGCCACGGGCCTCCTATGACGAGAGCAAGCGCTGCACCGAGGCGCTGCTGTTTGAACAGCAACGCGTCAGCGGGCTCGATGTCCGCGTCGTCAGGCTGTTCAACACCTATGGGCCGCGAACGCGCATCGATGACGGCCGCGCCGTTTCGAATTTTGTCAGCCAGGCCCTGACCACGGGACTCCTGACCGTCTATGGCGACGGCTCCCAATCGCGCAGCTGGGGCTACGTCGACGATATCGTCGATGGCTTAGAGCGATTCTTTTGGCGTGACAGCATCTCGCACCGAGGCCCCTTGAACATCGGCAACAATCGCGAGGTCTCGGTTCTCGAGACAGCGAAATTCGTCAGTTCGCTCGTTCCGGGCAGCCGCATCGAACACCATGCGCCTGTCCCACAGGATCCGACCAACCGGTGCCCGGACTTGACCCTGGCAAGACAGGTTCTTCCCGGATGGGAGGCAAAGACCAGCTACCAGGAAGGGATCCGGCGCACCTTCGAGTGGTTCCGCCGACAGATTGCGACTGACGGCAGATCGGTGGCGTCAGCCTGA
- the prfB gene encoding peptide chain release factor 2 (programmed frameshift), whose amino-acid sequence MRAETQNIVDEIRQAITLLRRHFDWDQAIKRLEYLNVRAEDASLWNEPLEAQKLMRERQGLEEGIAAVKGLTQALEDNIGLIELGEEEGDEGVIAEAEAAIRSMQGEAKARQVETLLSGEADANDTYLEIHAGAGGTESQDWASMLLRMYTRWAERRRFKVEVLEVHDGEEAGIKSATLTIKGHNAYGWLKTESGVHRLVRISPYDSNARRHTSFASVWVYPVIDDTIDIDVSESDVRIDTYRSSGSGGQHVNTTDSAVRITHIATGIAVACQAERSQHKNRAKAWEMLRSRLYEEELKKREAIANATEASKSDIGWGHQIRSYVLQPYQLVKDLRTGVESTSPSSVLDGDLDDFMEASLSQRIEGGAGEVVADLD is encoded by the exons ATGCGCGCGGAAACGCAGAATATTGTCGATGAGATCAGGCAGGCGATAACCCTGCTGAGGAGGCAT TTTGACTGGGATCAGGCCATAAAGCGGCTTGAATACCTGAATGTGCGGGCCGAGGACGCCAGCCTCTGGAACGAGCCGCTGGAAGCCCAGAAGCTGATGCGCGAGCGCCAGGGCCTTGAGGAAGGCATCGCGGCGGTCAAGGGCCTGACGCAGGCGCTGGAAGACAATATCGGCCTGATCGAACTCGGCGAGGAGGAAGGCGACGAAGGCGTTATCGCCGAAGCTGAAGCGGCGATCCGCTCGATGCAGGGCGAGGCGAAGGCCCGCCAGGTCGAAACGCTGCTGTCGGGTGAAGCGGACGCCAACGACACCTATCTCGAAATCCATGCCGGCGCCGGCGGGACGGAGAGCCAGGACTGGGCCTCGATGCTTTTGCGCATGTACACGCGCTGGGCCGAGCGCCGCCGCTTCAAGGTCGAGGTGCTGGAAGTGCATGACGGCGAAGAGGCCGGCATCAAGTCCGCGACGCTGACGATTAAGGGCCACAATGCCTATGGCTGGCTGAAGACCGAATCCGGTGTCCACCGCCTGGTGCGCATTTCGCCCTATGACAGCAATGCGCGACGGCATACTTCCTTCGCCAGCGTCTGGGTCTATCCCGTCATCGACGACACGATCGATATCGATGTGTCCGAATCCGATGTTCGAATCGACACCTACCGCTCGTCCGGCTCGGGTGGCCAGCACGTCAACACCACCGACTCGGCCGTGCGCATCACCCATATCGCCACCGGCATCGCGGTCGCCTGCCAGGCCGAGCGTTCGCAGCACAAGAACCGGGCGAAGGCCTGGGAAATGCTGCGCTCGCGCCTCTACGAGGAGGAGCTGAAGAAACGTGAGGCCATCGCCAACGCCACCGAAGCCTCCAAGAGTGACATCGGTTGGGGCCACCAGATCCGTTCCTACGTGCTGCAGCCCTATCAGCTGGTGAAGGATCTGCGCACCGGCGTCGAAAGCACCAGCCCGTCAAGCGTGCTCGATGGCGACCTCGACGACTTCATGGAAGCTTCGCTGTCGCAACGCATCGAGGGCGGCGCCGGTGAGGTCGTGGCGGATCTGGACTAG
- a CDS encoding OmpA family protein, with product MKKTVLVVVAMALLVSACTTTDPYTGDQKISNTAAGAGLGALAGASLGLLAGGNDRRNALIGAGIGALAGGAIGATMDQNEAELRRQLQGTGVSVTRSGDQIILNMPSDITFNVDQDAVKPGFYPVLNSVALVLKKFRQTTVDVFGHTDSTGGDQHNFDLSQRRALAVANYLSGQGVDQRRFAVTGFGKTRPVASNATAEGRAQNRRVEIQLSPLT from the coding sequence ATGAAGAAGACCGTGCTCGTCGTCGTGGCGATGGCTTTGCTCGTGAGCGCCTGCACCACCACCGATCCGTATACGGGCGACCAGAAGATTTCCAACACGGCCGCTGGTGCCGGTCTCGGCGCCCTGGCAGGTGCGAGCCTCGGTCTGCTTGCGGGCGGCAATGACCGCCGCAACGCGCTGATTGGCGCTGGCATCGGTGCGCTGGCCGGTGGCGCCATCGGCGCGACAATGGATCAGAACGAGGCGGAATTGCGCCGGCAGCTCCAAGGCACCGGCGTCAGCGTCACCCGCAGCGGCGACCAGATCATCCTCAACATGCCGTCCGACATCACCTTCAATGTCGATCAGGATGCGGTGAAGCCTGGCTTCTACCCGGTGCTGAATTCCGTCGCGCTGGTGCTGAAGAAGTTCCGCCAGACGACCGTCGATGTCTTTGGCCATACCGATTCGACGGGCGGTGATCAGCACAATTTCGATCTGTCGCAGCGCCGTGCGCTGGCGGTCGCCAACTATCTATCAGGGCAGGGCGTCGATCAGCGCCGCTTCGCCGTTACCGGTTTCGGCAAGACGCGTCCGGTCGCATCCAACGCGACGGCCGAAGGCCGCGCCCAGAACCGGCGCGTCGAGATCCAGCTGTCGCCGCTCACCTGA